A genomic region of Candidatus Stoquefichus sp. SB1 contains the following coding sequences:
- a CDS encoding DUF969 domain-containing protein yields MEYITLIGILIIVVGFALKLDVLAVVIVSGIVTGLVAGMDFFKILEILGNSFVTNRLMSIFLIIFPVIAIIERYGLKERAAYLIGKIKNASAGKVLCIYSVIRSAASALNVRIGGHVQFVRPLILPMSEAAAETAKGEHITEAEDEEIKGLAAAVENYGNFFAQNVFPASSGVVLIRGTLVGLGFEDITLSMISSSAIYIALISVVLTFIQVLWFDFKMKKGGNK; encoded by the coding sequence ATGGAATATATTACATTGATAGGTATATTAATTATTGTCGTTGGTTTTGCTTTAAAACTTGATGTATTGGCAGTTGTTATTGTATCTGGAATAGTGACTGGTTTAGTCGCTGGAATGGATTTTTTTAAGATATTAGAGATATTAGGGAATTCTTTTGTAACTAATCGTCTTATGTCAATATTTTTAATTATTTTCCCAGTTATTGCAATTATTGAAAGATATGGTTTAAAAGAAAGAGCTGCTTATTTGATTGGAAAAATCAAGAATGCATCTGCTGGAAAAGTTTTATGTATTTATAGTGTTATTCGTTCAGCTGCATCAGCATTAAATGTGAGAATTGGAGGACATGTCCAATTTGTAAGACCTTTAATTTTACCAATGAGTGAAGCGGCTGCTGAAACAGCAAAAGGTGAACACATAACAGAAGCAGAAGATGAAGAAATTAAGGGCTTAGCAGCAGCTGTTGAAAACTATGGTAATTTCTTTGCTCAAAATGTTTTTCCGGCTTCTAGTGGTGTTGTTTTGATTCGTGGTACATTAGTTGGATTGGGATTTGAAGATATTACATTATCAATGATTTCTTCATCAGCAATTTATATTGCTTTGATTTCTGTGGTTTTAACATTTATCCAAGTTTTATGGTTTGATTTTAAAATGAAAAAAGGAGGAAATAAATAA
- a CDS encoding PTS sugar transporter subunit IIB, with protein MIKILLCCGGGFSSSYVAERMKKEIKSSGMEKDVMIEFSPFSIAKEKFLEFDIVVCCPHLNIYVKQLVEKEDVPVPIYVLPPRMYGNMEIKEIYQDACDLIEMFKQTHQNPIHFPQEDNVLRITRQCAYRHQ; from the coding sequence ATGATAAAGATATTGTTGTGTTGTGGTGGCGGGTTTTCTTCAAGTTATGTTGCTGAAAGAATGAAAAAAGAAATAAAAAGTTCAGGAATGGAAAAAGATGTCATGATTGAATTTTCTCCTTTTTCTATCGCAAAAGAAAAGTTTTTAGAATTTGATATTGTTGTTTGTTGTCCACATTTGAATATTTATGTAAAACAATTGGTTGAAAAAGAGGATGTTCCTGTTCCTATTTATGTATTGCCTCCTAGAATGTATGGTAATATGGAAATCAAAGAAATATATCAGGATGCATGTGATTTAATTGAAATGTTTAAGCAAACACATCAAAATCCTATTCATTTTCCTCAAGAAGATAATGTGTTAAGGATCACAAGACAATGTGCATATCGTCACCAATGA
- a CDS encoding HAD-IIB family hydrolase — protein MSKKYFFFDIDGTLTNKQTGELVPSAKKTIQKLQQNGHFVCIATGRAYYKTKDFAKMAGIHHIVSNGGAALTINDELIENRPLDHERAVALCLEAQQKGYGMLIAYNDSIDVLMKDELFIQQVGYRQEPTRYILDRSLKYDQIEQIYKIYIAISCEDEDKLDLKDSLGHIRFMDEYLTYQHDAKDEGIYKMLKRVGGQIEDVVVFGDDYNDLVMFKKEWTNIAMGNACDALKSQATFVTKASSEDGIEYACQHFGWI, from the coding sequence ATGTCAAAAAAATATTTTTTCTTTGATATTGATGGAACATTGACAAATAAGCAAACAGGTGAATTGGTTCCAAGTGCTAAAAAAACAATTCAGAAGTTACAACAAAATGGTCATTTTGTTTGTATAGCAACAGGACGCGCTTATTATAAAACCAAAGATTTTGCTAAAATGGCAGGTATTCATCATATTGTCAGTAATGGAGGAGCGGCTTTGACAATCAATGATGAATTGATTGAAAATCGTCCTTTAGATCATGAGCGTGCAGTGGCTTTGTGTCTTGAGGCCCAACAAAAAGGATATGGAATGCTGATTGCTTATAATGATAGTATAGATGTTCTTATGAAAGACGAATTGTTTATTCAACAGGTTGGTTATCGCCAAGAACCAACGAGATACATATTGGATAGATCCTTGAAATATGATCAGATAGAGCAGATTTATAAAATATATATTGCGATTTCTTGCGAGGATGAAGATAAACTAGATTTAAAAGATTCTTTAGGACATATTCGATTTATGGATGAATATTTAACATACCAGCATGATGCTAAAGATGAAGGTATTTATAAAATGTTAAAAAGAGTTGGTGGGCAAATAGAAGATGTTGTTGTTTTTGGTGATGACTATAATGATTTGGTTATGTTTAAAAAAGAATGGACCAATATTGCGATGGGAAATGCCTGTGATGCATTAAAGTCACAAGCAACATTTGTGACAAAAGCCAGTAGTGAAGATGGTATTGAGTATGCTTGTCAGCATTTTGGATGGATATAA
- a CDS encoding citrate synthase produces the protein MENKIQSFFEKSLRENEIDNELYKVYSVKKGLRNEDGTGVLVGLTRISDVVGYKKVDNEKVDDYGSLYYRGINVKDIVQAPRREKRYLFEEVCFLILFGYLPNEQEFLEFKQILSDNYELPPHYLEANILGFPAKNLMNKLQQEVLMLYGYDQDADNIGIRETLEKGINLLAKIPSIVCYTYQTKVHYFEEQSLFIHHVNKDYSIAETILALLRDDGMFSEKEAEVLDVALLLHADHGGGNNSTFTNVVISSTGTDIYSAVAGAIGSLKGPRHGGANLAVKQQMELVIDEISTHATDEQIQSIIERILDKQFNDHSGLIYGIGHAVYTLSDPRSEILSEKCKELAIEKGRIDEYQFYCRFAQIAIEEIYRRKGIHVCSNVDFYSGLVYDMLGIPSDLYTLLFVVGRTVGWIAHNIENKLYSNRIIRPATKYVGEVKEYEDIEKR, from the coding sequence ATGGAAAATAAAATTCAAAGTTTTTTTGAAAAATCTCTACGTGAAAATGAGATTGACAATGAGTTGTATAAAGTTTATTCTGTCAAAAAAGGTTTACGAAACGAAGACGGAACAGGAGTTCTTGTAGGATTAACAAGAATATCTGATGTTGTGGGGTATAAAAAGGTAGATAATGAGAAAGTCGATGATTATGGAAGTCTTTATTATCGTGGAATTAATGTGAAAGATATTGTTCAAGCTCCTCGACGTGAAAAAAGATATCTTTTTGAAGAAGTCTGTTTTTTAATTCTTTTTGGATATTTACCAAATGAACAAGAATTTTTGGAATTCAAACAGATTTTAAGTGATAACTATGAATTACCACCACATTATTTAGAAGCGAATATACTTGGCTTTCCAGCTAAAAATCTGATGAATAAATTGCAGCAGGAAGTTTTAATGTTATATGGATATGATCAGGATGCTGATAATATTGGAATTAGAGAAACATTAGAAAAGGGAATTAATTTATTAGCTAAAATTCCTAGTATTGTTTGTTATACTTATCAAACAAAAGTTCATTATTTTGAAGAACAGAGTCTTTTTATTCATCATGTTAATAAGGATTATAGTATTGCGGAAACGATTTTAGCATTATTAAGAGATGATGGTATGTTTAGCGAAAAAGAAGCTGAAGTTTTAGATGTTGCTTTGTTATTGCATGCTGATCATGGTGGTGGAAATAACTCAACATTTACTAATGTTGTGATTTCTTCTACTGGGACAGATATTTATTCAGCTGTTGCAGGAGCAATTGGTTCATTAAAAGGGCCACGTCATGGTGGTGCAAATTTAGCAGTTAAACAACAAATGGAATTAGTAATTGATGAAATATCAACACATGCAACAGATGAACAGATTCAAAGCATTATTGAACGTATTTTAGATAAACAATTTAATGATCATAGTGGACTTATTTATGGAATTGGACATGCGGTTTATACGTTAAGTGATCCACGTAGTGAGATTTTATCTGAAAAATGTAAAGAATTGGCTATTGAAAAAGGACGCATTGATGAATATCAGTTTTATTGCCGATTTGCTCAAATTGCGATTGAGGAAATCTATCGTAGAAAAGGCATTCATGTTTGTAGTAATGTTGATTTTTATAGTGGTCTTGTCTATGATATGTTAGGTATTCCAAGTGATCTTTATACTTTGTTGTTTGTTGTAGGAAGAACAGTTGGCTGGATTGCTCATAATATAGAAAATAAACTTTATTCAAATCGTATTATTAGACCAGCTACAAAATATGTTGGTGAAGTCAAAGAATATGAAGATATAGAAAAACGATAA
- a CDS encoding polysaccharide deacetylase family protein: protein MNLKRKTLLRDIGCLVLAGVVIVGLYMYLTASSLHFVSDREIEINSVVDFSKFLKDVKGGDIHDVKIDSSAVNVKKIGEYQVIYKYQDEEVKLKVKVVDTTAPEFEVQTQSVALHQTIDPSKLVKNIKDASQTTVNFAKKYNFNQIGEQEVEVIVSDEYKNSATQKVKVKVVEDKKAPVIIAGNASVIVGSTIDLKSLVSIKDDLDDKPTLTVEAGQFDVQKQGSYQVKYLAADASGNQSEKTIIIQVIDKTGEDEKVVYLTFDDGPSHYTPQVLDILDRYHCKATFFITGMNSAYRKYISIAHDKGHTIGLHTYSHSYSKVYASVDAYFKDLEKVGQLAKDYIGFVPKYIRFPGGSSNAVSKKYTKGIMSKLTKMVEEKGYIYYDWNAENGDGYAKMSQSEMYKRATSSSAKKIMILMHDANGKQNTVDTLPKIIEYYQKKGYTFKAIDDSSIVPHQHVNN, encoded by the coding sequence ATGAATTTAAAAAGAAAGACGCTTTTGCGTGATATAGGTTGTTTAGTGTTAGCGGGGGTAGTGATTGTCGGGCTTTATATGTATTTGACAGCTTCTTCATTACATTTTGTATCAGATCGTGAAATTGAAATCAATTCTGTTGTTGATTTTTCAAAGTTTTTAAAAGATGTGAAGGGTGGAGACATTCATGATGTAAAAATAGATAGTTCTGCAGTGAATGTGAAAAAAATTGGCGAATATCAGGTGATTTATAAATATCAGGATGAAGAAGTCAAACTGAAAGTGAAAGTTGTAGATACGACAGCACCTGAATTTGAAGTTCAAACACAGTCGGTTGCACTTCATCAAACAATTGATCCTTCAAAACTTGTGAAAAATATTAAAGATGCGAGTCAGACAACAGTCAACTTTGCTAAAAAATATAATTTTAATCAGATTGGTGAACAGGAAGTAGAAGTGATTGTTAGTGATGAGTATAAAAATTCAGCAACACAAAAAGTCAAAGTTAAAGTTGTTGAAGATAAAAAGGCGCCTGTTATTATTGCTGGAAATGCAAGTGTTATTGTAGGCAGTACAATTGATTTAAAGTCTTTAGTTTCTATAAAAGATGATTTAGATGATAAACCGACACTAACAGTTGAAGCGGGGCAGTTTGATGTTCAAAAGCAAGGAAGTTATCAAGTGAAATATTTAGCTGCTGATGCTTCAGGAAATCAGTCAGAAAAAACAATTATTATTCAGGTTATTGATAAAACTGGTGAAGATGAAAAAGTGGTTTACTTGACTTTTGATGATGGACCATCACATTATACACCTCAAGTTCTTGATATTTTAGATCGTTATCATTGCAAAGCAACTTTCTTTATTACAGGAATGAATAGTGCTTATCGTAAATATATTTCAATTGCGCATGATAAAGGTCATACAATAGGTTTACATACATATAGTCATAGTTATTCAAAAGTCTATGCTTCTGTTGATGCCTACTTCAAGGATTTAGAAAAAGTCGGACAATTAGCCAAAGACTATATTGGTTTTGTACCTAAATATATTCGTTTCCCAGGTGGAAGTTCAAATGCTGTTTCTAAAAAATATACCAAGGGGATTATGAGCAAATTAACCAAGATGGTGGAAGAAAAAGGCTATATCTATTATGATTGGAATGCTGAAAATGGTGATGGTTATGCGAAAATGAGTCAGTCTGAAATGTATAAACGTGCAACATCTTCTTCAGCTAAAAAAATCATGATTTTAATGCATGATGCTAATGGAAAACAAAATACAGTTGATACTTTACCTAAGATTATTGAATATTATCAGAAAAAAGGATATACATTTAAAGCCATTGATGATTCTTCAATAGTTCCTCATCAACATGTGAATAATTAA
- a CDS encoding branched-chain amino acid aminotransferase: protein MEIKIEKAKTLKEKPDQNNLGFGKYFTNHMFIMDWDEGQGWHDARIVPYGPIPMDPATMVLHYAQETFEGLKAYRNPNGDILLFRPEMNARRMINSNKRICMAELPEDMFVEAVEALVKFEQDWIPTAPETSLYIRPFTFASEPGVGVHPAKSYQFMIILSPVGAYYPEGVNPVKIWVEDEYVRAVKGGTGFTKCGGNYAASIAAQVKAEQNGYTQVLWLDGVHRKYVEEVGTMNVMFLIDNTVVTAALEGSVLPGVTRDSIIHILKDWGYQVEERDLSIDELMEAGRTGALKEAWGTGTAAVISPIGELYYKGEKITVNDFKTGELTQKLYDTLTGIQWGKLEDKYHWTKLVK, encoded by the coding sequence ATGGAAATCAAAATTGAAAAAGCAAAAACGCTTAAAGAAAAACCTGATCAAAACAATTTAGGTTTTGGTAAATATTTTACAAACCATATGTTCATTATGGATTGGGATGAAGGACAAGGCTGGCATGACGCACGTATTGTTCCATATGGACCTATTCCAATGGATCCAGCAACAATGGTTTTACATTATGCTCAAGAAACATTTGAAGGTTTAAAAGCATATCGTAATCCTAATGGTGACATTCTATTATTTAGACCTGAAATGAATGCTCGTCGTATGATTAATTCTAACAAACGAATTTGTATGGCTGAGTTACCTGAAGATATGTTTGTAGAAGCTGTTGAAGCCCTTGTTAAATTTGAACAAGATTGGATTCCTACTGCACCAGAAACATCTTTATATATTCGTCCATTCACTTTTGCATCTGAGCCAGGAGTTGGTGTTCATCCAGCAAAAAGTTATCAATTCATGATTATTCTATCACCAGTTGGTGCTTATTATCCTGAAGGTGTTAATCCTGTTAAGATTTGGGTAGAAGATGAATATGTAAGAGCTGTGAAAGGTGGAACTGGCTTTACAAAATGTGGTGGTAACTATGCAGCAAGTATTGCGGCACAAGTTAAGGCTGAACAAAATGGTTATACGCAAGTTCTTTGGTTAGATGGTGTCCATCGTAAATATGTTGAAGAAGTTGGAACAATGAATGTTATGTTCTTAATTGATAATACTGTTGTAACAGCTGCATTAGAAGGTTCTGTATTACCTGGAGTGACAAGAGATTCTATTATTCATATTTTAAAAGATTGGGGTTATCAAGTTGAAGAACGTGATTTAAGTATTGATGAACTCATGGAAGCAGGAAGAACAGGAGCTTTAAAAGAAGCATGGGGAACTGGGACAGCTGCTGTTATTTCACCAATTGGAGAATTATATTATAAAGGCGAAAAAATCACTGTTAATGATTTCAAGACTGGTGAATTAACCCAAAAATTGTATGACACACTTACTGGTATTCAATGGGGAAAATTAGAAGATAAGTATCATTGGACTAAGTTAGTTAAATAA
- a CDS encoding AI-2E family transporter has translation MGKKKGFIIALLILGYCLILKYLFGVLLPFLLALLCYYVMKPLIDILENHFHVKRSAIGISLLLVIYLLLTILLGSLFTYIFFFLADTLEQLPFYYETMIEPFFNQLMVLITKQFSFFHQTNLLTTIQNFLTQSFFQGITSLSMIITHIPSFIFSFFLFIISTFFLVLDYEPMRDKMLSICHTRFISILLLLKNKCLKSLWIYIKCQIILMIICFIILFIGMTILKMQHPLLYALLTAFLDSLPFIGVGIVLIPMCIFFVFKGFYLKALYLFLIYLMINVMRSLLEPRIMNKQMQIPSFLLLLSMMIHLHFFGIIGIILSPIHMSLIYSFLDSEESTLQQ, from the coding sequence ATGGGAAAGAAAAAAGGATTCATTATTGCTTTATTGATTTTAGGGTATTGTCTAATATTAAAATATTTATTTGGTGTTTTGTTGCCTTTTTTGTTGGCTTTATTATGTTATTATGTGATGAAGCCTTTAATTGATATTTTAGAAAATCATTTTCATGTGAAAAGAAGTGCTATAGGAATATCCTTGTTATTGGTGATTTATTTATTATTAACGATATTGCTGGGAAGTCTTTTTACCTATATTTTCTTTTTCCTTGCAGATACATTAGAACAATTACCTTTTTATTATGAAACAATGATAGAACCATTTTTTAATCAACTCATGGTATTGATTACTAAACAATTCTCCTTTTTTCATCAAACAAATCTATTAACAACAATTCAGAACTTTTTAACACAAAGTTTTTTTCAGGGAATAACTTCTTTATCAATGATAATCACACATATTCCATCATTTATTTTTTCTTTTTTTCTCTTTATTATTTCAACATTCTTTTTGGTATTAGATTATGAACCTATGAGAGACAAAATGTTATCAATTTGTCATACCCGTTTCATTTCCATTCTTTTATTACTGAAAAATAAATGTTTAAAAAGTTTATGGATTTATATCAAATGTCAAATCATATTGATGATTATTTGTTTTATAATTTTATTCATTGGAATGACAATATTAAAAATGCAACATCCTTTACTATATGCATTGCTTACAGCTTTTTTAGATAGTTTACCTTTTATTGGTGTTGGAATTGTTTTGATTCCAATGTGTATTTTCTTTGTGTTTAAAGGATTTTATTTAAAAGCATTATATTTATTTTTGATTTATTTAATGATTAATGTTATGAGAAGTTTATTAGAACCTCGAATCATGAATAAACAAATGCAAATTCCATCATTTCTTTTATTGTTGTCAATGATGATCCATCTTCATTTTTTTGGAATCATAGGGATTATTCTTTCGCCAATTCATATGAGTCTCATTTATAGCTTTTTAGATTCTGAGGAATCTACTTTGCAGCAATAA
- a CDS encoding HAD-IC family P-type ATPase — protein sequence MDKMNEMGLTSLQVQERIDRGQVNISHDNISKTKKQIILEHTITYFNLLNVFLAAIILSTGRWTNLTFMGVIIMNSLIGIYQELKVKKIIDQLTVVTVKKIKVIRDHQQQMIPIEDLVIDDIVFLESGNQIGTDCCMLTSQGMEVNESMLTGESKPVKKKENDELLAGSFVVAGSGYARVLRVGNDNYSTQLVHKAKHKNKASSEMKDAIEKVIKVLSFVIVPVGLVLFVSQLSASPQDHATAIVKTVGGVIGMIPEGLVLLTSLSFILGVGKLAKRKALIQEMEAIEALARVDVLCLDKTGTITTGELEVEKIDALNDYSADFIHQIMGIMAFGFDDINATQKALRGYFKEPIDLSISALIPFSSQRKMRALQLSNGQRYVLGAPEYLLEEDDPLLHRVNDYSNQGLRVLLLGETDLLDEAQSQIGSVKAMALIVIHDCIREEAKDTLRFFDDAAVNICILSGDNPMTVSRVTQLAGLKGGEKYVDASTLPTDDEELQKVVAHYRVYGRVKPEQKQQIIKAFQASGHVVGMVGDGVNDVLALKDADCGIAMAAGSDAAKQAAHIVLLDSNFASMKAIVNEGRAIIADIERVSSLYLTKTIYSTVLCLIFAMLRISYPFTPLQLSLISGLAIGIPSFLITIERSSSLSAQGFLRHVISTAVPCAVTMIVYMLLIALIGQWLHFDMKMYSTFYFLVAGFISFLVVFIVCMPLNHMRIMIASILTALFYLILFFMPHFFGIYPLIGHWELLWIIPICISSVFVIGMFKKLIHKLYQYHERRLSSQR from the coding sequence ATGGATAAGATGAATGAAATGGGCTTAACTTCCTTGCAAGTTCAAGAACGGATTGATCGTGGTCAAGTGAATATATCACATGATAATATTTCTAAGACAAAGAAGCAGATTATTTTAGAACATACAATAACATACTTTAATTTATTAAATGTGTTTTTAGCAGCGATTATTTTATCAACTGGTCGTTGGACAAACTTAACATTTATGGGTGTTATTATTATGAATTCTTTGATTGGAATTTATCAGGAACTAAAAGTGAAAAAAATTATTGATCAATTGACAGTTGTCACTGTTAAAAAGATTAAAGTTATACGTGATCATCAACAACAGATGATACCAATTGAAGATTTGGTTATTGATGATATTGTTTTTTTAGAGAGTGGTAATCAAATTGGAACAGATTGCTGTATGTTGACATCACAAGGAATGGAAGTCAATGAATCAATGCTGACTGGTGAATCGAAGCCAGTAAAAAAGAAAGAAAATGATGAACTATTGGCTGGAAGTTTTGTCGTTGCCGGAAGTGGATATGCGCGTGTTTTAAGAGTGGGTAATGATAATTATTCTACTCAGCTTGTTCATAAAGCTAAACACAAAAATAAAGCGTCCTCAGAAATGAAAGATGCTATTGAGAAAGTCATTAAAGTATTGAGCTTTGTGATTGTTCCTGTGGGGTTGGTGCTCTTTGTTTCTCAACTTTCTGCTTCGCCTCAAGATCATGCAACAGCGATTGTTAAGACTGTTGGTGGTGTCATTGGGATGATTCCTGAAGGACTTGTCCTATTGACGAGTTTATCATTTATTTTAGGTGTAGGTAAATTAGCCAAAAGAAAAGCATTGATACAGGAAATGGAAGCCATTGAAGCTTTAGCACGTGTTGATGTTTTGTGCCTAGATAAAACGGGAACAATTACTACAGGTGAACTTGAAGTTGAAAAAATTGATGCTTTGAATGATTATTCAGCTGATTTTATTCATCAGATTATGGGTATTATGGCTTTTGGCTTTGATGATATCAATGCAACCCAGAAGGCATTAAGAGGCTATTTTAAAGAGCCTATTGATTTGTCTATATCGGCTTTAATTCCATTTTCTTCTCAGCGAAAAATGCGTGCTTTGCAGCTATCTAATGGACAACGTTATGTTTTAGGTGCACCTGAATATCTTTTAGAAGAAGATGATCCTTTGCTTCATAGAGTGAATGACTATTCTAATCAGGGATTACGTGTCCTTTTATTAGGTGAAACAGATTTATTAGATGAAGCACAAAGTCAAATTGGCAGTGTTAAAGCCATGGCGTTGATTGTGATTCATGATTGCATACGAGAAGAAGCCAAAGATACTCTTCGCTTTTTTGATGATGCCGCTGTTAATATATGCATTCTTTCTGGAGATAACCCAATGACTGTGTCAAGAGTTACTCAATTAGCGGGATTAAAAGGTGGCGAGAAATATGTGGATGCCTCAACTCTGCCAACAGATGATGAAGAGTTACAAAAAGTAGTTGCTCATTATCGTGTGTATGGTCGTGTGAAACCAGAACAAAAACAACAAATCATTAAGGCTTTTCAGGCAAGTGGGCATGTCGTTGGAATGGTTGGCGATGGTGTCAATGATGTACTTGCATTAAAAGATGCGGATTGTGGTATTGCAATGGCGGCTGGCAGCGATGCAGCCAAGCAGGCAGCACATATTGTTTTGCTTGATTCTAATTTTGCATCAATGAAAGCAATTGTGAATGAAGGAAGAGCCATTATTGCTGATATTGAAAGAGTCAGTTCTTTATATCTTACAAAAACAATTTATTCAACAGTATTATGTCTGATTTTTGCCATGCTACGAATCAGTTATCCATTTACACCACTTCAATTAAGTCTTATTAGTGGTTTAGCTATTGGTATTCCTAGTTTTCTAATCACAATTGAACGTTCTTCATCATTATCTGCTCAAGGCTTCTTGCGTCATGTTATTTCAACGGCTGTACCTTGTGCAGTGACAATGATTGTTTATATGTTATTGATTGCTTTGATAGGACAATGGCTGCATTTTGATATGAAAATGTATTCAACATTTTATTTCTTAGTTGCTGGTTTTATAAGTTTTCTTGTTGTCTTTATCGTTTGTATGCCATTAAATCATATGCGCATTATGATAGCATCTATATTGACTGCTCTTTTTTATCTGATTTTATTCTTTATGCCTCATTTCTTTGGGATTTATCCACTGATCGGGCATTGGGAATTACTTTGGATTATACCTATTTGTATCAGTTCAGTATTTGTTATTGGTATGTTTAAAAAATTGATTCATAAGTTGTATCAATATCATGAACGTCGTTTATCATCACAGCGATAA
- a CDS encoding ABC transporter substrate-binding protein has translation MKRYAKIMLCLAVVTTLMSGCGRSQYTHTLRVFNWGEYVDPDVINGFQREYDCKVVYETFDSNESMYTKLLGGNKYDIMVPSEYMIERLIKENLLQKIDWSMITHKDSIDSKVLNQSFDKANEYWVPYFYGNVGIVYDKTQVSESDLNAGWEVLRNPKYKGNIYMYDSERDSFMVALKALGYSMNTTDEKEIKEAYQWLIDQRKTMNPTYAGDDTIDAMKSGEKAMAVMYSGDAAAVMLENPDMGFYMPNEGTNIWFDGFVVSRECEDLKMAMNFINYMISDENALNNTLEVGYLTSNTVAAKEASEGDFQGINAYGIRMSQNDEVFAYQPQNIKEIYSDYWSKVKAQ, from the coding sequence ATGAAGCGTTACGCTAAAATAATGCTTTGTTTGGCTGTTGTCACAACACTCATGAGTGGATGTGGACGAAGTCAATATACGCATACATTGCGTGTTTTTAACTGGGGAGAATATGTTGATCCTGATGTCATTAATGGGTTTCAAAGAGAATATGACTGTAAAGTTGTTTATGAGACATTTGATTCCAATGAATCAATGTATACAAAATTACTAGGTGGCAATAAGTATGATATTATGGTGCCATCTGAATATATGATTGAAAGATTAATCAAAGAAAATCTTTTACAAAAGATAGATTGGTCGATGATTACTCATAAAGATAGTATTGATAGTAAAGTGTTAAATCAGAGTTTTGATAAAGCAAATGAATATTGGGTTCCATATTTTTATGGTAATGTTGGAATTGTTTATGATAAAACACAAGTGTCTGAAAGTGATTTAAATGCTGGATGGGAAGTTTTAAGAAATCCAAAGTATAAAGGGAATATTTATATGTATGATTCTGAAAGAGATTCTTTTATGGTAGCATTAAAAGCTTTGGGTTATTCTATGAATACAACAGATGAAAAAGAAATTAAAGAAGCTTATCAATGGCTAATTGATCAAAGAAAGACAATGAACCCAACATATGCAGGTGATGATACTATTGATGCTATGAAGAGTGGTGAAAAAGCTATGGCGGTTATGTATTCTGGGGATGCTGCTGCTGTTATGCTGGAAAATCCAGATATGGGCTTTTATATGCCAAATGAAGGAACAAACATATGGTTTGATGGTTTTGTTGTAAGTCGAGAATGTGAAGATTTAAAAATGGCTATGAATTTTATAAATTATATGATTAGTGATGAGAATGCATTGAATAATACATTGGAGGTTGGTTATTTGACTTCTAACACTGTTGCCGCTAAAGAAGCATCAGAAGGAGATTTTCAAGGTATTAATGCATATGGTATTCGAATGTCACAAAATGATGAAGTATTTGCTTATCAGCCACAAAATATAAAAGAAATTTATAGTGATTATTGGTCAAAAGTCAAAGCACAATAA